The Arachis hypogaea cultivar Tifrunner chromosome 14, arahy.Tifrunner.gnm2.J5K5, whole genome shotgun sequence genome has a segment encoding these proteins:
- the LOC112743550 gene encoding uncharacterized protein, translating into MDHQGQCLMMWTKRKYSNNLVTTMPTTNNTLDIEESWEEQAFAKDAAGYIWPPRSYSCSFCRREFRSAQALGGHMNVHRRDRARLKQQQQPSSPINNDQEIDDYYDVEVEAHHHHPGQNNNHPFTSNLDYLYNSNPSSYYYDPATNCSSSSVSKFFKEGQTVIPLLNSSIFHGCLMRSSSKSIIVSPPHHHSLPQDFRFLETVCGGEEKSDDDMGVRLSLFVHRAKEEDISSFKKRKTDDSTILKSSSVVDVNHHHHVESLNKFQFSPNFIEELDLELRLGYSSSQVYSSK; encoded by the coding sequence ATGGATCATCAGGGTCAGTGTTTGATGATGTGGACTAAGAGGAAGTACTCTAATAATCTTGTTACTACTATGCCAACAACAAACAACACTCTTGATATTGAAGAATCATGGGAAGAACAAGCTTTTGCAAAAGATGCAGCTGGTTACATATGGCCACCAAGATCATATTCTTGCAGCTTCTGTAGAAGAGAGTTCAGATCGGCTCAAGCTCTTGGTGGGCACATGAACGTTCATAGAAGAGATAGGGCAAGGTTAAAGCAGCAGCAGCAACCATCAAGCCCCATTAATAATgatcaagaaattgatgattattaTGATGTCGAAGTTGaagctcatcatcatcatccaggTCAAAATAATAATCATCCTTTCACCTCTAATTTGGATTATCTTTATAATAGTAACCCTAGTAGTTATTATTATGATCCTGCTACTAATTGTTCATCATCATCAGTTAGTAAGTTCTTCAAAGAGGGACAAACCGTGATTCCGCTTCTTAATTCTTCTATTTTCCATGGGTGCCTTATGAGGAGTAGTAGTAAGAGTATTATTGTTTCCCCTCCTCATCACCATAGTTTGCCTCAAGATTTCAGATTTTTGGAAACTGTATGTGGTGGTGAAGAGAAAAGTGATGATGACATGGGTGTGAGATTAAGCTTGTTTGTTCATAGGGCTAAAGAGGAAGATATAAGTTCTTTCAAGAAGAGGAAAACAGATGATTCAACGATTCTGAAATCAAGTTCAGTAGTTGAtgttaatcatcatcatcatgttgAATCACTCAACAAGTTTCAATTCAGCCCTAACTTCATTGAAGAGCTGGATCTGGAGCTGAGACTTGGTTATAGCAGCTCCCAGGTATATAGtagcaaataa